Proteins encoded by one window of Shewanella avicenniae:
- a CDS encoding CCE_0567 family metalloprotein, which yields MEQLAQLQKEVRRAKRIAAEHAGVLHDLVEDRLPQAFAELPGVTQACFDACQHWAALNQQLLEAEADASKVE from the coding sequence ATGGAACAGTTAGCTCAGTTGCAGAAAGAAGTTCGCCGCGCCAAACGCATCGCAGCTGAACACGCAGGCGTATTACATGACTTAGTTGAAGATAGATTGCCACAGGCGTTTGCAGAATTGCCCGGCGTCACCCAAGCCTGCTTTGATGCCTGTCAGCATTGGGCGGCGCTTAACCAACAACTGCTAGAGGCCGAAGCCGATGCCAGTAAAGTGGAATAA
- the ahpF gene encoding alkyl hydroperoxide reductase subunit F, translating into MLDANLKQQLDTYLQYIKQPIEVSVSGDDSAKSKEVTELASELASMSDKISLKQGSNARTPCMSIAAAGVEPRVHFAGVPLGHEFTSLVLALLQAGGHPSKADPELLERIRHLKGEFHFETYISLSCHNCPDVVQALNLMANLNPNITHVMIDGGLFQDEVNQRGVMAVPAVYLNGEHFGQGRMTLEEIVEKVDTSAAEDKAAALNEKAPYDVLVVGGGPAGAAAAIYAARKGIRTAIVAERFGGQVMDTVGIENFISVTYTEGPKLSAALEQHVKEYGVDIITGQRAANIKRDGLLNIELESGATLKGKSVVLATGARWRELGVPGEEQYRTKGVAYCPHCDGPFYKGKKVAVIGGGNSGIEAAIDLAGIVEHVTVLEFADTLRADEVLVKKAKSMGNIDIIKNAQTTEVLGDGSKVNAIAYKDRVTGEAHTIELAGIFVQIGLVPNTGFLKESEVELSRMGEVIIDAKGATSMPGVFAAGDAANIPYKQIIISMGSGATAALSAFDYLIREAE; encoded by the coding sequence ATGTTAGACGCAAATTTAAAACAACAACTGGACACCTATCTGCAATACATCAAGCAGCCTATTGAAGTTAGCGTGTCCGGTGATGACAGTGCTAAATCGAAGGAAGTCACCGAGCTGGCCAGTGAACTGGCAAGCATGAGTGATAAAATCAGCCTTAAACAAGGCAGCAACGCGCGTACCCCATGTATGTCGATTGCCGCTGCAGGGGTTGAACCACGCGTACATTTTGCTGGTGTACCTTTGGGTCATGAGTTCACTTCATTAGTGTTGGCACTGTTGCAAGCCGGTGGTCACCCATCGAAAGCCGATCCTGAGCTGTTAGAGCGGATCCGCCATTTGAAAGGTGAATTCCACTTTGAAACCTATATTTCGCTGTCGTGCCACAACTGTCCAGACGTGGTGCAAGCGCTGAATTTAATGGCTAACCTCAATCCAAATATCACTCACGTGATGATTGACGGTGGCTTGTTCCAAGATGAAGTCAACCAACGTGGCGTGATGGCAGTGCCAGCGGTTTACCTCAACGGTGAACACTTTGGTCAAGGCCGCATGACGCTGGAAGAGATCGTTGAAAAAGTGGATACCAGTGCGGCTGAAGATAAAGCCGCAGCACTGAATGAAAAAGCCCCATACGACGTGCTGGTCGTTGGCGGTGGCCCTGCGGGCGCAGCGGCAGCTATTTACGCCGCACGTAAAGGCATTCGTACCGCGATTGTGGCCGAACGCTTCGGTGGTCAGGTGATGGACACCGTTGGCATTGAGAACTTTATTTCGGTGACCTATACCGAAGGACCAAAACTGTCAGCCGCACTTGAGCAACACGTGAAAGAGTACGGTGTAGATATCATCACCGGTCAACGTGCAGCCAACATAAAACGCGATGGTTTGCTAAATATCGAACTGGAAAGCGGTGCCACCTTGAAAGGTAAAAGTGTGGTTTTGGCCACTGGCGCGCGCTGGCGTGAGCTGGGTGTGCCGGGCGAAGAGCAATATCGCACCAAAGGCGTAGCTTACTGCCCACACTGTGACGGCCCATTCTATAAAGGCAAAAAAGTCGCAGTGATTGGTGGCGGTAACTCAGGTATTGAAGCGGCGATCGACTTAGCGGGTATTGTTGAACACGTTACAGTACTCGAATTTGCTGACACCCTGCGCGCCGATGAAGTGTTGGTGAAAAAAGCCAAATCGATGGGCAACATTGATATCATCAAAAATGCGCAAACTACTGAAGTCTTGGGTGATGGTAGCAAAGTGAACGCTATCGCGTATAAAGACCGTGTGACCGGTGAAGCGCATACCATCGAACTGGCAGGGATCTTTGTGCAGATTGGTTTAGTACCAAACACAGGCTTCTTGAAAGAAAGTGAAGTGGAACTGAGCCGCATGGGCGAAGTGATTATCGATGCTAAAGGTGCAACCTCAATGCCGGGCGTATTTGCTGCTGGTGATGCTGCTAATATTCCTTACAAACAGATCATCATCTCGATGGGTAGTGGCGCTACAGCAGCACTGAGTGCCTTTGACTACTTAATCCGCGAAGCCGAATAA
- the ahpC gene encoding alkyl hydroperoxide reductase subunit C: MPQALNTAIKPFNATAFHQGEFVQVSEKDLLGKWSVVFFYPADFTFVCPTELGDLADHYEQLQKLGVEVYSVSTDTHFTHKAWHDSSETIGKIQYYMVGDQTATITNNFGVLREGQGLADRATFLIDPEGIIQAMEVTAEGIGRDAEDLLRKIKAAQYVASHPGEVCPAKWKEGEATLAPSLDLVGKI; the protein is encoded by the coding sequence ATGCCTCAAGCTCTGAACACTGCAATCAAACCTTTCAACGCAACCGCTTTCCACCAAGGTGAATTTGTTCAAGTATCTGAAAAAGATCTGTTGGGCAAATGGTCAGTAGTTTTCTTCTACCCAGCGGACTTCACCTTCGTATGTCCAACTGAATTGGGCGACCTGGCTGACCATTATGAACAGCTGCAAAAACTTGGCGTTGAAGTTTACTCAGTATCTACTGACACTCACTTCACTCACAAAGCATGGCATGACAGCTCTGAAACTATCGGCAAAATCCAGTACTACATGGTAGGCGACCAAACTGCCACCATCACCAACAACTTTGGTGTACTGCGTGAAGGCCAAGGTCTGGCTGACCGTGCGACTTTCTTGATTGACCCAGAAGGCATCATCCAAGCAATGGAAGTGACTGCTGAAGGTATCGGTCGTGACGCGGAAGACCTGCTGCGCAAAATCAAAGCTGCTCAATATGTAGCTTCTCACCCAGGTGAAGTTTGCCCTGCTAAATGGAAAGAAGGCGAAGCCACTTTGGCTCCTTCACTGGACTTGGTAGGTAAAATCTAA
- a CDS encoding spermidine synthase, translating into MDDYQLLASTADEYGSIAVLELGDTRILTFGFNDEQSKLNKKVPHQPQHTYLKAMLMSLLYGTPKRVIVLGLGGGLLVHSLRNFDPSIKITAVELREAVIDVAKKYFMLPLSKKLTLIQQDAFDYMASRDDRRVDVIYSDLFHADGMAEMQRDSEFLDNCLYQLKDHGLLVLNCWKEARGDEELRQRLLARFADVRACLTGSGNWVVFAARRPQVFTQAGLKQLALSLSPKLEFDMTQPLTKFEVWQ; encoded by the coding sequence ATGGATGATTATCAACTGCTAGCGTCTACGGCAGATGAATATGGCAGTATTGCAGTACTGGAACTCGGGGATACACGCATTTTAACCTTTGGTTTTAACGACGAGCAAAGCAAGCTCAACAAAAAAGTACCGCATCAACCACAGCATACTTACCTCAAAGCGATGTTGATGTCGCTATTATACGGCACGCCCAAACGAGTGATAGTCCTAGGGCTCGGTGGCGGTTTATTAGTACATTCGTTGCGCAATTTTGACCCCTCCATCAAGATTACCGCGGTGGAGTTACGCGAAGCTGTCATCGATGTGGCCAAAAAGTATTTCATGCTGCCGTTATCGAAAAAACTGACCTTAATACAGCAGGATGCATTTGACTACATGGCCAGCCGTGACGACCGTCGAGTCGATGTGATCTACAGCGATCTATTCCACGCTGATGGGATGGCGGAGATGCAGCGCGATAGCGAATTTCTCGATAACTGTTTATATCAGTTAAAAGACCACGGCTTACTGGTGCTGAACTGTTGGAAAGAGGCTCGTGGCGATGAAGAGTTGCGTCAGCGCTTGCTGGCACGCTTTGCCGACGTGCGCGCTTGTTTGACCGGAAGCGGTAACTGGGTGGTGTTTGCCGCACGGCGACCACAGGTGTTTACTCAAGCTGGATTAAAGCAGTTGGCCCTAAGTTTATCGCCTAAATTAGAGTTTGATATGACCCAACCACTGACCAAATTTGAGGTTTGGCAGTAA
- a CDS encoding NAD(P)-dependent alcohol dehydrogenase, which produces MKTVGYAAHSADSALVPYHFERRDLRANDVAIEILYCGVCHSDLHTVNGDWGPQPYPLVPGHEIVGVVQSVGADVKNYKVGDRVAVGCMVDSCQVCDQCHHHEEQFCRSGMTPTYGAPDRQTGDITQGGYSKHIVVREEFVLSIPDNMDISKAAPILCAGITTFSPLRTWNVTKGTRVGVIGLGGLGHMAVKLAHAMGAEVTAISRSKNKEKEAIEMGAKAILASSDPDAMAAAACSFDLIIDTAPVKHDVSMYASLLDVDGTLVVVGQVGPLDELMSIPLVMGRRRVAGSLIGGIKETQEVLDFCAEHNVYPDCEMIKMDEINSAFERLAKGDLAHRFVIDMSSLAAE; this is translated from the coding sequence ATGAAAACAGTAGGATATGCAGCACATAGTGCTGATTCAGCATTAGTTCCTTATCACTTTGAACGCCGTGATCTGCGTGCAAATGATGTCGCAATCGAAATTCTGTATTGCGGCGTTTGCCACTCAGATCTGCACACAGTCAATGGTGACTGGGGCCCTCAACCATATCCGTTGGTGCCAGGCCATGAAATCGTTGGTGTAGTGCAATCTGTCGGTGCCGATGTGAAAAACTACAAAGTAGGTGACCGCGTTGCAGTAGGTTGCATGGTTGATAGCTGCCAAGTGTGCGACCAATGTCATCACCACGAAGAGCAGTTCTGCCGTAGTGGTATGACCCCAACTTACGGTGCGCCTGATCGCCAAACTGGCGACATCACTCAAGGTGGCTACTCTAAACATATCGTAGTGCGTGAAGAGTTTGTGCTGAGCATTCCTGACAACATGGATATCAGTAAAGCAGCGCCAATCCTCTGTGCTGGTATCACGACCTTCTCACCACTGCGTACTTGGAATGTCACCAAAGGCACACGCGTAGGTGTTATCGGTCTGGGTGGTCTGGGTCACATGGCGGTAAAACTGGCGCATGCGATGGGTGCAGAAGTGACTGCGATAAGCCGCTCTAAAAACAAAGAAAAAGAAGCGATTGAAATGGGCGCTAAAGCCATTTTGGCTTCAAGCGATCCAGATGCGATGGCCGCTGCCGCCTGTTCGTTCGATCTGATAATCGATACTGCACCGGTGAAGCACGATGTAAGCATGTACGCATCATTGCTTGATGTTGACGGTACCTTGGTGGTTGTCGGCCAAGTTGGACCATTGGATGAACTGATGAGCATTCCGCTGGTGATGGGCCGTCGTCGCGTGGCGGGGTCGCTGATCGGTGGTATCAAAGAAACCCAAGAAGTCCTGGATTTCTGCGCAGAGCACAACGTTTACCCAGACTGCGAAATGATCAAAATGGACGAGATCAACAGCGCCTTTGAACGTTTAGCAAAAGGCGATTTGGCACATCGTTTCGTGATCGATATGTCATCACTCGCAGCGGAGTAA
- a CDS encoding 2-hydroxycarboxylate transporter family protein, which translates to MNSTSISAKDKRTINFVFLLSAVIITLATLQNKLPSGLIGALGIMAVVGYVLNLVGNRTPIINQFFGGGAIVVIFGSSYLFHSGLVPTETVTTVTTFMKGGGFLAFFIASLVTGSVLGMDSDVLKKAAFKYIPVILGGVACAFLFAGLVGAMLGEGFFESVMLIALPIMGGGMGAGAVPLVEIMSGKTEMTADVLMSKMVPALAIGNAIAIVTAGLLHKLGQALPSLTGNGRLMRSGEVKETLEEESSPTVQQLGFGALLAITMYFVGTLLGTVIAMHPYALMIIFVALVKVSGVLPRELEVAAHGWCKFVLDNLTPALLVGIGVVYTDLDQIVAALTLSNLLMVFSTVLGAVVGSAIIGRMMGFYPIEAAITGGLCMANMGGTGDVAVLAACKRMELMPFAQISSRLGGALMLILATLILSFLG; encoded by the coding sequence ATGAATAGCACTTCAATTTCTGCCAAAGACAAGCGCACGATTAACTTCGTGTTCTTACTCTCAGCGGTGATTATAACGCTGGCCACTCTTCAAAATAAGTTACCGTCTGGACTCATTGGGGCTCTGGGGATTATGGCGGTAGTGGGTTATGTACTGAATCTTGTTGGCAATCGAACGCCTATCATCAACCAATTTTTTGGTGGTGGCGCGATTGTGGTGATTTTCGGTTCATCTTACCTGTTTCATAGTGGCTTAGTGCCAACTGAAACTGTTACTACAGTTACTACCTTTATGAAAGGGGGTGGTTTTCTAGCGTTCTTTATTGCCAGCTTAGTGACTGGCTCGGTACTCGGTATGGATTCCGACGTACTGAAAAAGGCCGCATTTAAATATATTCCGGTGATCCTCGGTGGGGTGGCCTGCGCGTTCCTGTTCGCGGGATTGGTCGGTGCCATGCTGGGCGAAGGTTTCTTTGAATCTGTCATGCTGATTGCTCTGCCGATTATGGGCGGCGGCATGGGCGCAGGTGCTGTGCCGCTGGTGGAGATTATGTCGGGTAAAACAGAGATGACCGCCGATGTGCTGATGTCAAAGATGGTACCAGCATTAGCGATTGGCAACGCGATTGCGATTGTTACCGCTGGCTTGCTGCACAAGCTAGGGCAGGCGTTGCCATCGCTGACCGGTAACGGACGCCTCATGCGCAGCGGCGAAGTGAAGGAAACCTTGGAAGAGGAATCATCACCGACAGTACAACAGCTAGGGTTTGGGGCCTTGCTGGCGATTACCATGTACTTTGTCGGCACTCTTTTAGGCACTGTGATTGCCATGCACCCGTATGCCTTGATGATCATCTTCGTTGCCTTGGTGAAGGTCTCTGGCGTGTTGCCGCGCGAATTGGAAGTGGCGGCGCATGGGTGGTGCAAGTTCGTACTCGATAACCTCACGCCGGCATTGCTGGTGGGCATCGGCGTGGTGTATACCGACCTCGATCAAATCGTGGCAGCGCTGACCCTATCCAACCTGTTGATGGTGTTTTCAACCGTGTTGGGAGCTGTAGTGGGTAGCGCCATAATTGGTCGCATGATGGGCTTCTATCCCATTGAAGCTGCTATCACCGGCGGGCTGTGTATGGCAAACATGGGCGGTACTGGCGATGTGGCTGTATTAGCGGCCTGTAAGCGCATGGAGTTGATGCCGTTTGCACAAATCTCATCGCGTCTTGGGGGCGCTTTGATGCTGATTTTGGCAACGCTGATTTTGAGCTTTTTAGGTTAA